A genomic segment from Nicotiana tabacum cultivar K326 chromosome 7, ASM71507v2, whole genome shotgun sequence encodes:
- the LOC107775150 gene encoding vacuolar iron transporter homolog 4-like — translation MAAQNQVQITIPKQHDDQNQAPEEDFDYSQRAQWLRAAILGANDGLVSVASLMMGVGAVQENVKTMILTGFAGLFAGACSMAIGEFVSVYSQLDIELAQMKRDKTTGGQNKEHQQQEVEESNKEQLPNPFQAAGASSIAFSLGAIVPILAAAFIADHKVRLAVIVAAVSLALLAFGGVGAFLGRSPMVKSCARVLIGGWMAMAITFGLTRLIGSMGLEM, via the coding sequence ATGGCTGCTCAAAACCAAGTACAAATTACCATCCCTAAACAACATGATGACCAAAACCAAGCCCCTGAGGAGGATTTTGACTACTCGCAAAGAGCACAATGGCTTCGAGCAGCTATATTAGGAGCCAATGATGGATTAGTATCAGTTGCATCTTTGATGATGGGTGTTGGAGCTGTTCAAGAAAACGTTAAGACCATGATCCTTACTGGTTTTGCTGGGTTGTTTGCCGGTGCATGTAGCATGGCTATAGGAGAGTTTGTCTCTGTGTACTCTCAACTAGACATAGAGTTAGCTCAAATGAAGAGAGACAAAACAACAGGAGGACAGAACAAAGAACATCAACAGCAAGAAGTAGAAGAAAGTAACAAGGAACAGCTGCCAAATCCATTTCAGGCAGCCGGTGCCTCGAGTATTGCATTTTCATTGGGTGCTATTGTGCCAATTCTTGCAGCTGCATTTATAGCAGATCATAAGGTGAGGCTAGCTGTGATTGTGGCTGCAGTGAGCTTAGCATTGTTAGCATTTGGAGGAGTTGGTGCTTTTCTGGGCAGAAGTCCTATGGTCAAATCTTGTGCCAGAGTTTTAATTGGTGGCTGGATGGCTATGGCCATTACGTTTGGCCTCACTAGATTGATTGGCTCTATGGGATTGGAAATGTGA